The window GGCGGCCTTAATAATTCCAAGCTCTTTTGATAATTCGACAGCATTCTGCTTGAATTCATCAGTGTAGCTGTTCTTTTTCTTAGTCATATCCCTCTCCTAGTGGTGATTATACCACATGTTGAAAGTGTCTACTTTTGGTGGGGAAGTCCATAGTACTAAAACAAAATGGTATAGCGATTGAAGAGCATCTAACAGCAGCCTATATTGCATTTAATACAGCTGTTACAGCTAATCATATAGCAGACTGGATATGGGAATCGATTTCAGAAAATAAGAAAAAAGAATTATCTTCAAAATTTGAAATGACAAACACATCCACTGGTTGTTTTCTCAACTACTTAAAACAAGTAGAATCGATTCGACAATGTAGAGAAATAGCAAATGGCTCTAAGCACCTAGTTGATAAGCCAAGCACTAATATTAAAGCTAATATAAAATGGAAAACAATTCCAGCACAAGCAGGAACGCTATATGCAGGAGGCCCTCTTTCAGGTAACTATTATAGCCTTTATGTCGAAGAAGATAATAAACAAATCAATGTGATGACAATTTTTGAAAATGCATACGCATATTGGACTAACTTTATTGAATCTATTTCTGACGAATTCCGTATAGAATAAAAACGTGCCCTAAATATAGGACACGCTTTGTACAAACTAAGATACTATACCATTAACAAGGAGGTAGATTATCTAGGTTATTCGAACTATAGTTATCTGGGGCAGTTGTTAAATACTCACTCCCTCCGTTCGACTTAACTAGAACATCTACTTTCTTTCCATTTACATTAACAAAGTAATCATAATTTCCTGATTTAATGTCTGAAATTACTTCTGTTGCTCTTCTAGGTGACCAATAATTACCAGAGTTACAAACTCCGATAATATTGTCATTAATGTCTTTCTGGACATTGGTAATTTGTCGAAAAGTCATAATTTACCTCCTTTATGACGAAATCATTATAAAGATAAAGTATTTACACAAGCAGTCACTATTAACAACTTTAATTTCTAAACTTGAAAAAAATATAGACGATAAGTTACCATAAAACTTTGAGTGGTAATTTATGAGCTATAAAAACTTTAATGAATTAAAATTTTGTAAGAATCTAAAAAAAATAAGAAAGTCATCTGGCTATACACAGGCACAGGTGGAAGAGAAGCTAGACTTAAGGCCAATGGCAATATTCGATTTTGAAAGAGGAAGGATAAAACTTAATATTGAAATAGCAGTACAACTAGCGAATCTATATGATTGTTCACTAGAAGAAATATACTCAATTGAAAAAGAAAAAAATAATATAGAAACAAAGGAAACATCAGATTTACGTTTTCTGCCAGTTCTTCAAACAGGAATCTCAAATAAGAACTACTACATAATACATCATCACCTTATAACTGATCCAATAATCATGGCCGATCTTGGCCTTAATGAAGTACCTCTTAGAAAATCACCATTTGATAGAATTACTGACAAGCTTACAGAGCACCAAAAAAGAAAGGTTACAATTGAAGTATTAAAATATATGAGTTCTCTAATAAATATAGACAATAAAATAACCACAGAAGAGAAGATTATCTTTAATGAATTAATGAGCTCTCTTAGCTTTCCTCTAACAGAACAAGAGAAAGCATCAATAAATAGAGCGAACAAGAAAGTTTACCTAGGTAAGACCTCTCCAAAGTATTTCAAATCAGATGCGATAAAGCGTTTTTTAGTATGGCTCTTAATAATTACAGCGAAGTCAGATAATGACTTTGCAGAAGAAGAGGAAAGCTATATTAAAAGGATCGTTCAGCATATAGGCCTAAGGCTTGAGGACTTTGACTTTATAAAGAAAAAAGTATTAAACCTATAGATCTAGATACATTCTTTTCTCTTATTCTCAACAATTTGTTTCAGCTTTTGATAACATGTATATTGTCGATCTACATTTGCTTTAAGATCTTCAAATGTTGTATTTTGGAAAGGTATCTGATTAAGACTACGGCCAGTACTTTGAAGGTTTTTAAAAATATTGTGCCAGTTTTTAAAGCTATATTCTCTCTCCTCGAAATAGTTTTTCCAATATAAGTCTATTGCATCTAAAGGAGAACTTCCGTTATCTTTTAAGTTTTTATAATGTGCAATCTCACGCTCAAAAGGAAAATGAAAGAATAATTCCATTTTTTTTGGGTTAAATCTTAAATTGCCTAGACGGTAGTAATCTTTACCAAAATTGACGATTAAATCTTGTTTAAATATCATTTTCCCTCCATCTAGGCAGACTTTAATTATTTTATGTTCTATACCAATATAAAAAAGATAAGAAAGAATCTTATTTTTTCTAGTATTGAAATACAGTGCAAAGAAATATTATTATTTTCAATAACAACCATATAAAGTAGGCAATAAGCATAAACCTAAAATAAGCATTCCCACGAAGTAATATTGGCTTTGAATATGAAAATAAAACAAAGCACAATGTTATTAAAAGCTTCATTGATTGCCCCATTTAAAAACTCTCTAATATTGCTTTTATTGTCTTTAACTTCTCTTTATCGAGCCTCTTCAAGATCTCTACACACTCAGCGTACGTATTCTCAGGAAGAGGAACACTCTTATTTACTAGAGCCATAAATTCTTCATAGCTGTAACCAAGACCATTTAATACCTTAAGTATTAAATTAGGATTAAGATCACAACGGCCATTTTCAGCATGGTTTAATTTAGTATCAGAAATACCAATCACTTTTGCAGCTTTTCTGATAGATAATTTTCGAGACTCTCTTAAGTATTTTAAGACACTGGCCTCTTTTGTCATGATCTTATGATCACTTCTTCTTACTTTCTTCTTTGTTGTTTTCATAAAACATCTCCATAAAAAATTAACGAAGATGCCCTTTGATTGTTACACGTGTAGTCCTTGTTATATTAAAGACTTAGCCCTATTTTTAAGGACACTTCCTACACGTGTAGTTCAAATGATGACGGCTAAATTTTTGAACTAAGCCAAAACTAAGCAACGACTAAGCCAACGAGAGCAATGTCGAGACATTTCCAGTAACATTGGCAGTGAGCGACTTGATCTAACCTACTGAAACCTAATTGAAATGATTTAAAATACTTATGAATTAATGGCGGTGGCTCCACCAAATCACTTGCGTAATTTGGTGGAGGTGCCGACGGACTTACAAGACTTTGTTTTTATTGAAGTCAAAAAGCGAAGTGTAGCCAAAATAGCCACAACGGCCCTATCTTTCGATAAACGTTATCACTACTCTTTTGTGTAACGTTTGGTTGAGTTCATTTTAATACGAATCAAGAGAGTAGGCAAGACTCAAACAGACGGGTTAAATAAAGAAGCTATTCCAAAGAACCAGAGTTAAGACGTGCCCACTCTATCTTTCCTGAAACGATAGTTCCCCGTGCAACTTCATTGCTTTTAATTGTTGTACCTTCAATGCTTAAAATATCAATACACACGACCTCCGTCATAGACATATGTGCTCTAGCTGCATCTTCGAGTATTGCATAATTCATTGATGTTACATTACTGTTTACTGAGGGATAAGCAATAGCATCAATCTCTCTCTTGGGATCATCTAAAAAGTATTTTGTAATCGCTATCGTTGTCTTGTATTTATAATTTTGACTAATTTTCTCCCTAAACTTTCTTCTCAAATATTTCTGCATTAGTGAGTTCTTTTTAAAGTCCTCTTTAGTCAATTTGGTTTTGTAGTCTGGCACAGACAGATTTCCTGGTATTGGTGCGCTTCTTGTTTTTATTAAATTATTAACATCAATCCCTAATGGTTTAAAAGAAATCTCTTTTAGTAAATTTTCATGAGTGTGTTCAAAAGAAGCAACTGTCCACCTTTCCCCCGGTTTTGCACTCATTTCTAATAAACAACTCGCAAAACTTTCTGCACAGTAGAAAATTGATTCATCTGATGTATTACAACGGCCTAGTTGATTAATAAATTCCACTTCAGGATTCCATAAGTCTTGCTCAATTTGGAACAAGTCCTTATTTATATTTTTTCTAGCTCTGTATAAGCCGACTGTTTTTTGTTCCACAGCATGTTTTTTAGCTGTAAGCGAACCTTTAATGTAAACACTTCCTTTTAAAACACTGATAATTTGTTCATATACCTCGCCTACTGTTAGCTTCTTGAGATCCTGTTTTTCAAAATCTTTTATCGACTTTTTCACAGATTTTATTGATCTACCTGAAAGTGCATTAAAGTTTACATTTCTCATAGTCCAAATATATTTTACAAGTTAAAAAAGGATTGACTTCCTAATTTGTTAATACTTTCCCAAGCTTCTTTGTGAATTGGTAGATGTTGGCCTTGAATATTGTATGAATTAAGAAGATATTGTTTCATGGAGTATTTGAAATTTTTATTTTTATTATTTAAATCTTGCTCAATGTTCAAGTAGGATAAATACTCTTCTAAAAGCCCTCTCACAGTAACAGAATGATTAAAGGAAACAGTGCAAAGAAGCTCAAATTCAGTTAATGATATTGCTAAACATCTTGGTCTTTTCTTTTTTTTAAAATAATCTCTCCATTCTTTATCCAAAAGAGAAGATAAGACTGCACGCCCGAATGAAAACTGTGTAGCCGGGAAAGGCTCTGCTGTTACAACGACAAAAATTATATTTGAGGGGAAAATATTTTTATATTTTCCATCATGGCTTTTATACCAGTTAAACGACTGCCTAAACTTTTTTACAATTGTATTTTTATAACAATTTTCTAATTCTTTTTCTCCACAATATGTTCGTAAGCTTTCTATATGGAACAAGTTTTCCAACCTCAATAACAAGACGTTGCTTAGTATCTACTACATCTGGACCTGGGTTATTACTCCCCTTAAACTTTGGCTCTTCATCAAACCCTCTATAAACAGTAGACAATACCTTGCAAACATACTTTTCAACAACATTCCCATAGTTTTTAGAAAAATCTGTCTTGTAAGGGTCTGTTCGGCCCTGATCCCTCCTTAACTCTACCTCAACTTGATTTAAAGATAAGTATAAATGATCTAGAACTCTATTAATTAAAAACTGGGGGACAGGGAGAAGTAACTTATCATTTTTAATATTAACAAAAGGCGTCTTTTCCAGAGGAGAAAAACCAGCTGAGTAGGAAATCTCATCTTTAAATGAATCACAGAGTTCATTTACCTCACTCTTTAACTCTTCTAGAGACTTAGAAGAGTTTAGACTTAATTGCATTTTGATATTTTCAATTTTATTTTTAATGTCTGCGTTTGCATTTTCAAGATAAGTAGAGAAATCAATTCCTGGGAATTTTTGAGCATCATGCATTAAGATGGCTATTATACCAAAAAACATTACGAATAGTTGTGGAAAGTTAACACCAAAAATTTCTTCAATTTTAAGATTAGGATCAATATCCCCCCACTCATCCTCCATGCTCAAGAATATATATAAACGAGATAATACAAGACTTATATCTTCCTGTAAGCTTCCCTGAAAGATCTCGTTCCTTACAAGGAAGTCTATGCTATCATCCTTTGAAGATTTCGCCTCTCCTGCCCCCCCCTTCTCTGACTGACGGATAGCATTTAGGCTCGCAACCTTTCTACAAAGGATTCGCAAATCTTCAAATGTTAAGTCTTTTTCTTTCTCTGATGTTAAATGCCTTAACGCAAGATTAACGAGAGGTATCAGGGTTACTATGTTCAGATCTTTATCGATCTGATTAAGCATACTGAAGCCAAGGACTTGACCCGACGCTGTCAAAATATCAATAACAGAGAATGGCTGAAGATCATCGATGATATCCTCAAGGCTGCTTTCAATGGGACGATTAAAATCAACATTCACTTTCTTTATCTTCTTGAACTAACTGACAATTACAATCCCATTTTAGCATTACACGCTGATCTTTATGTGTTCCATGCTTTGTCATAATTTGGTCCTTAGCCAGTTGAATCGCTTCTTCTTCACTTTCTGCGAATACTTCAGCAACTTTCGTACCTATTAATGCCTCATCCCCTAGTTCTCTTGTCATCGGATCTTTTAAACTAATCTCACATACACAATTATACTTTGCCATATTTCCTCCATTAAGCCCATGAAGGAACATAATACGTAAACTTAGTAGACTTGCTACTTGGATCGCCTACTTTTATTTTTCCCTCATCAACGGTTTGTTTTATAATTTTTGAAACTAACGAATGATTTGTCTTGGCAACTTTTAATCTTTTTCGAAATGTCTGGTTAGTCATTTTTTCATTTGCCAAATACTTTAACACACAATGTTGATAACAAGCTCTCACACGCTCATCAGGGGACATATCCTGATATTCTTTTGGAGAATAGATTGTTACTTTAAAAGTACTGGGGAGTTCTTCAAATTTTAAAGGAGGAAGATTGAATAACTCTATGGCATCTAAAGCACGATCAATTCCACTCCCTCGATCTTCACATATTCCTAAGTGGTACATTGCTCTGGCCAAGACTTCGTTACGAGGCTCCGCATTGTCAATTATCCTGTCTAGAGACAAGTTAGGCATCAGAGACCCCGGATTACTAATTTCGATTCTATCTGTGAAGATTTCAACCTTTGGGTTGATAGAAATATTATGCAAATCCTGATGTATCAATGCATTCGCCATAATTTCTCTTATAGCAACCTTAGGATACACCTTTACTTCTTGCCTAATAGCATCCTTAATCACCTCACTCGAAGGTAAATTTTGCATAATATAATCCAACATGCCTTTAAAGCCTATCGCATACCCTTTTTTTCCAACAACTTCCCTTTCGGCATTAGTTCTAGTCTTATCACTATAAAGAATTACCCTAACACCTCTTCTTTCAAAGCCTGAAAATTTACTAAAATCCTTTGCTGCTAACAAAACTCCTAAGTTAGTTATCGCAACTTGATCACCTACAAATCTTATTAGTTTTCTTTTTTCTAGTTCCCTAGCTATTTTTTCAGTAGAAGATGGAACAGGAATATCTAGCAGTTCAAAAAAGTCACCATACTCTAGAAGAGACAACACCTCTTCGATAGAGCTTGAAATAAATGAGTCAAGCTCCTCATATTTTTCAATCTTTGAAGACATTAAAGCTTGAGCAAGCTGAACTTTGTTCATTCTACGAGTAGAGCAAGCTGTACGAATAAAAGAATGCTCTATTCCCTTTCCTCTAAGATGAACAGGCTTACTCTTTGATTCCTCAATATAAACCATTAAGATATTTTTACCATCTTCATTATAAAGATAGTGGTCAATCTTAACCGCCGGCTCTAGAGAGTCATGCCCAATATTCCCAAGTCGATTAATAATCTCCTTTGATTCATTATTAGCAATTCCAACCTTAGTTCCACTATCATTAATTCCAAAAATAAGGAAACCACCACCAGCTTGATTGGCAAAAGCAGACAAATGCTCAGCAAGCTTTTTCTTATCCTCCGAGAGAGCTGTTTTCCAATCTAGTTCATTCAATTCATGTGGTGGGTCTAAACTTCTTTCAATTAAGCGCAAACCTCTATCAATCCAAATCTTTTCCATTTAACCTCTACCTCACGCAATAACACATAGGAAACATATAAGAAACACGCAAAAATGTCTATATTTTTAAGTATTTAAAAACCTGAAGTTCAACCATAACACATAAAGAGTCTCATCTCCTTACTTTTCTAAACACATAAAAACAAACGTAATATCAAGCAGTTACTGTTCACTGCTCTTTTCGTAACACATAAAAGACATTAACCGAGAAAAAATATCAGCTTCAGGAAGTTTAATAGATATTCACTAGGAACAACAGCACTGAAAAACTGTGTAATCAACGTTCCAAGCTCCAGCAACGAGTTCCAATTTAATCACTTGCGGAGAACGAATAAGGTTTCCAGAATTAGTATCAAAACATCGATCACAATACTTATAACCACTCTTTACTCTCTTCACAAAATATTTACTAATCTTTTTTCCATCAGACATATTATGAGAATTCCTAACAAAAACTACTTTCGGAAAATGATTCGTGTTCATCAGCTTTTTTAAAGCTACATCATTAGCTGCCCTTCCGTGATGTGGCGCCGTTGCTAACAGGTTTGATGAGCTAGGAAGTTTAAAATGTAACAATGAGTCAGCACAGAACAATACGTCCCCACCATTTCCTCTATGAATAAAGACCAATGACCTCCTATTTAATCTATTTACGTGAATGTAGTAATAAGCACGATGTTTACGAATTTTTGGCACTTGAATATATTTACTGTTAACTGGTCTAACGATTGGATTAGAGGTCAAGAGATCTATACTAGATAAATTTCCCTGAAGATCACTCGTCTTATCATAATCGAACCACCTTATATCAAGATTTTTCTCTAGAGCTAGTGAATAGATTTCAATTATCTCAGAGAGAGCCCCTAGGGCCTCATTTAATGCACTTAACTTCTTTTTTGACAATTTTTTATTACTAATAAGTCTCTGTCGGCAACTCTTACATTTATAAATATGTAATGCCCTTGCAGTCTTCCTATGTAAGCTAATTCCTTCATGAACAGAAGTTTCTTCATACTGAGACTCGTCCACATCATTAAGGGGCTTCATATCTTCAAACTCTTCCCCCTCTTTATCTATTACCGAGCACTCTTCATCACTATAACTAATTTCTTTGTCTTTTAGTGAACTGATATCATCAAGCAATTCTCTAAAAAATTCTCTTGGTCTGGCGATAGCATCATCTACTCTATCAAACCATAAAGCAGGTAAATAAACTTCTTTCTTCGTAATGTTATTATTATTTAAGATTTTTTTTATTCCACCTGAGTGATCGCGATCGTTATGAGTGACAATAATTATATCTAAACGACTAATTTTTAAATTATGATATAAATATTCATCAATATCAGTTTTATCAACTAAACCTTGACCAGCATCTACAAGAACGGAAACTTTACCTGAAGTAATATCTCCTTCTAAAAAAAAGCAATCACCAGAATTAACCGGAATAGATATAAACTTACTCACATATACCTCTCTAAAGTACTACAATAATAGTAGCTTTTCGTCACTCTTAGGCAAGAAGTTAAGCCCCTCAGTAACCCCTCGTTCATCAATCCCCGCAAGGCGTAAATAAACTCCGAGAGTTTTCAAATCCTTCCACCCGCAAATTTTCATGACCTTAACTGGTTCCACTCCTGAGCCAATAAGCTGAGTAGCAAAACAAGCTCTCAACGTATGAAATCGAATCTCAGGAAGGCCAATAGACTTACAAAACATTTTTAAAATCTTAGCTTGTTTACCGCCTGTCCAAAGAATGTACCTCGGAAGAACGTACTCACACCTAGACAGATTTTTTATCTCTAACAGCAAAGAGCGAAGCTCAGAAGAAATAGGTACACTACGCCAGTAACCGGCTTTGGTATCCTTGTACTCACCCACCTTAAAGTTATATGACCTTTCAACCTTTATAAGAGAAGCGTCAAAATCGACATCCTCCCATCTAAGAGCATAAAGTTCACCATTTCTCATACCTGTAAGTAAGGCCATGGCCCAAATAAAATACCAATCATGATCCTGTGCCTTGGCTTCATAAAGAAGCTTACGAATTTCATGAGGCTTTAATATCTCGGGCCTCTTATCTTGCTTAACAACAACCTTTAGCCCAAAGACAGGACTATGAGGCATCCCTCTAATGGCCCTATTCTCTATGGCCCAGTTATAAATCATGTTGATGGTGTTCTTCACACGCTTTTGAAATGCTCTACTTCTGCCCTCTTCGATGACTCGGTCTAAGACTTCTCTCCCGTCACCTTTAGTGATTTGAGAAGCTGGCCTATCAAGCCAGCTCTCAGTCCAACGATGAAGCATTGAAACATAGTCTCTAATTGTCGTAGGGTTGTAGCTCTTTTCAATATAAGAAGGCTGGGCGACTTCGGCCGCCCATTTAGTAATGATCATTCTCCAAGTGAAACCATGCCCTTCTTCTTGGGCCACTTTTTGTGAAAGCTCTTGAATCAGTTTCTTTTCCTTACGAGTTGCTTCTGCC is drawn from Bacteriovorax sp. BAL6_X and contains these coding sequences:
- a CDS encoding DUF3892 domain-containing protein — translated: MTFRQITNVQKDINDNIIGVCNSGNYWSPRRATEVISDIKSGNYDYFVNVNGKKVDVLVKSNGGSEYLTTAPDNYSSNNLDNLPPC
- a CDS encoding helix-turn-helix transcriptional regulator; protein product: MSYKNFNELKFCKNLKKIRKSSGYTQAQVEEKLDLRPMAIFDFERGRIKLNIEIAVQLANLYDCSLEEIYSIEKEKNNIETKETSDLRFLPVLQTGISNKNYYIIHHHLITDPIIMADLGLNEVPLRKSPFDRITDKLTEHQKRKVTIEVLKYMSSLINIDNKITTEEKIIFNELMSSLSFPLTEQEKASINRANKKVYLGKTSPKYFKSDAIKRFLVWLLIITAKSDNDFAEEEESYIKRIVQHIGLRLEDFDFIKKKVLNL
- a CDS encoding helix-turn-helix transcriptional regulator, with translation MKTTKKKVRRSDHKIMTKEASVLKYLRESRKLSIRKAAKVIGISDTKLNHAENGRCDLNPNLILKVLNGLGYSYEEFMALVNKSVPLPENTYAECVEILKRLDKEKLKTIKAILESF
- a CDS encoding RES domain-containing protein; amino-acid sequence: MRNVNFNALSGRSIKSVKKSIKDFEKQDLKKLTVGEVYEQIISVLKGSVYIKGSLTAKKHAVEQKTVGLYRARKNINKDLFQIEQDLWNPEVEFINQLGRCNTSDESIFYCAESFASCLLEMSAKPGERWTVASFEHTHENLLKEISFKPLGIDVNNLIKTRSAPIPGNLSVPDYKTKLTKEDFKKNSLMQKYLRRKFREKISQNYKYKTTIAITKYFLDDPKREIDAIAYPSVNSNVTSMNYAILEDAARAHMSMTEVVCIDILSIEGTTIKSNEVARGTIVSGKIEWARLNSGSLE
- a CDS encoding ATP-binding protein; translated protein: MEKIWIDRGLRLIERSLDPPHELNELDWKTALSEDKKKLAEHLSAFANQAGGGFLIFGINDSGTKVGIANNESKEIINRLGNIGHDSLEPAVKIDHYLYNEDGKNILMVYIEESKSKPVHLRGKGIEHSFIRTACSTRRMNKVQLAQALMSSKIEKYEELDSFISSSIEEVLSLLEYGDFFELLDIPVPSSTEKIARELEKRKLIRFVGDQVAITNLGVLLAAKDFSKFSGFERRGVRVILYSDKTRTNAEREVVGKKGYAIGFKGMLDYIMQNLPSSEVIKDAIRQEVKVYPKVAIREIMANALIHQDLHNISINPKVEIFTDRIEISNPGSLMPNLSLDRIIDNAEPRNEVLARAMYHLGICEDRGSGIDRALDAIELFNLPPLKFEELPSTFKVTIYSPKEYQDMSPDERVRACYQHCVLKYLANEKMTNQTFRKRLKVAKTNHSLVSKIIKQTVDEGKIKVGDPSSKSTKFTYYVPSWA
- a CDS encoding MBL fold metallo-hydrolase, which codes for MSKFISIPVNSGDCFFLEGDITSGKVSVLVDAGQGLVDKTDIDEYLYHNLKISRLDIIIVTHNDRDHSGGIKKILNNNNITKKEVYLPALWFDRVDDAIARPREFFRELLDDISSLKDKEISYSDEECSVIDKEGEEFEDMKPLNDVDESQYEETSVHEGISLHRKTARALHIYKCKSCRQRLISNKKLSKKKLSALNEALGALSEIIEIYSLALEKNLDIRWFDYDKTSDLQGNLSSIDLLTSNPIVRPVNSKYIQVPKIRKHRAYYYIHVNRLNRRSLVFIHRGNGGDVLFCADSLLHFKLPSSSNLLATAPHHGRAANDVALKKLMNTNHFPKVVFVRNSHNMSDGKKISKYFVKRVKSGYKYCDRCFDTNSGNLIRSPQVIKLELVAGAWNVDYTVFQCCCS
- a CDS encoding site-specific integrase, coding for MAVTQETLPCGDSRFSVYVNIRSRAMPHIRRQKRIKGLKTKAEATRKEKKLIQELSQKVAQEEGHGFTWRMIITKWAAEVAQPSYIEKSYNPTTIRDYVSMLHRWTESWLDRPASQITKGDGREVLDRVIEEGRSRAFQKRVKNTINMIYNWAIENRAIRGMPHSPVFGLKVVVKQDKRPEILKPHEIRKLLYEAKAQDHDWYFIWAMALLTGMRNGELYALRWEDVDFDASLIKVERSYNFKVGEYKDTKAGYWRSVPISSELRSLLLEIKNLSRCEYVLPRYILWTGGKQAKILKMFCKSIGLPEIRFHTLRACFATQLIGSGVEPVKVMKICGWKDLKTLGVYLRLAGIDERGVTEGLNFLPKSDEKLLLL